The Parafrankia discariae DNA window GAAGCACTGGCATTGGGTGATAAGGGGGTCGGGAACCATGTCCAGGGGTGAGCAACCTGCTGCAACTCGTGCAAACCGTATCCAGCTTGAGTGGCGGACTCGCCGCGATCCGTATCAATGACCTGTCGGATGGTGAACCGTCTCTTTCGGGGAGGTTAAGTTAGTGTGTGCGTGTACCGTCGCCACCCAGCTCAGCGTGGTGACGGAGACACGTCGATGCTCGTTCGAGACGGCTGGGGGTGTGTCGGGTGAGCCGGGAGTACGCGAAGGCCGTGGGCGGTCGCCTACGGGCAATCCGGATCCAGCAGGGGTTGTCGCTGCAGGGCGTCGAACAGAAGTCGCGCGGTCGGTGGAAGACCGCCGCGGTCGGCTCCTACGAGCGCGGCGACAGAATGATCAGTGTTCACCAGTTGTCGGAGCTCGCCGGTTTCTACGGTGTTCCGGTGTCAGCGCTCCTGCCAAACGAGGATCAGCTGCCGCCGCGTGAACGCAGGCCCCGTACCGTACTGAATCTGGAGAAGCTCGCCGAAGCTCCGCCTGATTCGTCCGCATTGGTGCGCAGATGGGTCGCGCAGATTCAGCGCCAGCGTGACGACTACGCCGGGCATGTGCTGTCGATCCGCGACGGAGACGTCCGGGCGCTGGCCCTGCTGCACGACACGACGCCGCAGGAGTTCGCCGAGCGGCTGCGGGCGTGGGGAGTGCTCGAGACCAGCTTCCCCGAGGAGAGCGAGCCGACGGAGTAGGCGTCGCGCCGCCTGCCACGGCACCCCGCGTCGATGCGGGCCGGGGCGGGCCGAGGGCTGGCACAACTGCCGGGCCGGCCCGGTTGTACCTGATGGGGCGCGGACGGCCCGCGCGCGGGAGCGGCGACATCGGTGTCGTACGCGCACCACGACCCGTGTGCGTGGCCGGGTGCACCGCGTGTCGAAAGGTGACGCAATGCCGAGGAAGCGGGCTTCGCGCAGAGGGCTGGTGCTGGGCGCCGGCGGAGTACTCGGCTCGGCCTGGATGATCGGCGCGCTACGGGCCGTCGAGTCCGAGCGGTCCATCGACGTCCGGGGGCACGACCTGGTGCTCGGGACGTCCGCCGGATCCGTCATCGCGGCGCTGCTCGGCCTGGGGGTCGGCGCGGACGTGATGGTCAACTCCGAGCGTGGGATCTTCGAGCCGGGCTACCCCGTGC harbors:
- a CDS encoding transcriptional regulator, coding for MSREYAKAVGGRLRAIRIQQGLSLQGVEQKSRGRWKTAAVGSYERGDRMISVHQLSELAGFYGVPVSALLPNEDQLPPRERRPRTVLNLEKLAEAPPDSSALVRRWVAQIQRQRDDYAGHVLSIRDGDVRALALLHDTTPQEFAERLRAWGVLETSFPEESEPTE